Below is a genomic region from Apodemus sylvaticus chromosome 14, mApoSyl1.1, whole genome shotgun sequence.
AAGATGTCAGAACTTTGGAgtctggaaagatagctcagtggttaagagcactgactgatcttccaaaggtcctgagctcaattcccagaagccacatggtagctcacaaccatctgtaatgggatctatagcccacttctggtgtgtctgaagactgcaacattgtactcacatatataaaataaataaatcttttttaaaaagctgtcagAATTTTATTAGTGGAGAAATACAGACATGATTTAATGGAAGTAGTCAAGTACCTATGGGTTCCCCTAAAGTACACTTTAAAGCTAAAACCAAcattaaaacagaataaaatcaataaaaatgcctGTCTAAAAGTGTTTAATACTCATATGGGAAAAAATGAGATGTGAAACCTCAGGGAACCATGAAGTCAGTATGTAGAAACTGTTGCTGTCATGATATTTTTGGCCACCATCTTGTCCAGTAACTCGGAAGTAGTGGACAGGGAGTGACTCACCCTCTGGGTTCAATTCAGCTGTGTAATGACTCTGTCCTCTGTCTTGTTTCTGTGAGAGATAGCACCCAGGGATCCTGTCTGGAATTCCATCAGTTCCCAGCAGTGTATCTGACTGTGGGGAGAGTGGCATCTGTTTCAATGGACTTATCCTAGACATCTTCTATCTCTTGGACATTTGTTCAAAGCCCTTTTCAAAACAACAGTCTCCTACTTAGCAGATTTGAAGACATTATTCACCAGTGACCAAAACATTTCCACTAAGGAATATTGTTTCATTTTTGGAAATAAATAGCCGTTCACAAAATAATGGTTACCGTTTCCTCCCAGAATGGAGAGCGTTTTTGTTTTAAACCTTGAAGACATTTCACTGACTTCAAGGATATTTCTTCCTATTCCAAGGATGGACATGAAAGTCATGCAACACTAGACAGGATCCTATTGGGTCTCACAATTTgtcatacttaaaataaaaattggacaAGTGAGTCTTTCCTAACACTgagttaaaacaaaataaagtttgaaGTCTATGTTTAAGTTAATAAATTGTTGCTTTAAATTTGGAATTCCAATATGGACCTTTAAAAAAGCTTACTTCAACCCAGAACTGTTGACTGTGGGTGTGGTGAACAGCATGACCAAACTTGTGCTAGTGAATGCCATCTACTTCAAGGGAATGTGGGAGGACACAGCAGATGCTCCATTCCCAGTGAATAAAGTCAGATGACACCATCATCCTGGGATGTTCTTggctgtttgtgtgtgagtgctggggttgTAGCACAGGGCCTCCCCCATGGTCAGCCAGGCCTGTACCAATGAGCCCTCTACCCCAAGACCCCAAATTCACCTCTGCTTTAAAAGGCAAGTGGAAATAATTtcagtgattttattttgttttgttttcttttgttttgttttatgcattcagaaagacacaaaaataGTGAAGATGATGTATCAAAAGAataatcttccattttttttatacATTCTGGACCTGAAGTGCAAGGTGCTAGAGATGCCTTACCAAGGTAGAGAACTTAGCATGATCGTTCAGATGCCCAAAGACATTGAGGATGAGATCACTGGTCTTGAGGAGGTGACTGGCTCTCAACTGAACCATAAATACTTGTTCACCCCCAGACTTTACCCAAAATTCCTTGCAACTACAAGACCATTTTTGCCAATATAGTCCATCAGGTGTTACTGGTCTGAGGCCTCAGTAATACTATTATTAATGTTACTGTTATTATtacatcattattttatttatcatttgcaGTGGCCAAGTACCATGGACTAGGGACATAATCTGTCCCTGAGCCATACTCCCAGCCTAAAGGCCTAAAGTGTAAATAGTCACAGTATTTGCTGCCTCCACAGTGAATTGTTGTGATGGGTAACATCTAGAGATTCAAAAGTAAAGGTCACAATGACGAGTGGCCTCTCACAGAAAGTCTCTAAAATACCATTAAAGTAATTATAATGAGAATTGATTTACATTTTTAGAGATTGTTTGTCTCCTGACAGGATTAGAAGTAGACAAAACTGTAAAGATTACAATTTTTTCTTAGCAATCTGAAGCTGCCCTGTGGCTTAGCTCTTGTTCCTTCCCTGCCTACACTTGCAATCAGGAAGGAGCCTCCTGTCATTCGACTGTGCAGAGTATGTACTGGCATGAATGTGGTCCATTGGTCAATTGTGTTTTCTGGCTGATAATTAAATGAGGCTTtaatctcaagaaagaaatcgtCAGTATACATAAGATAAGTGGTTCTGTTCTGGTCTAACTGAGGATCAACAATACTTGATACTTACATGGTACTTACTATGTTCCAAACCTTTACATTTATCAACATTTATCAATTTATTCAATGGTCACAACAATGCCACAAAGTTTGTGTCATTAGCATCCCTATTCTAGTCTATGTTCTGCTCTATTCCACTCCACTCTGCCCTACTCTACTCCAGGGGCAAGGTCGTGCTTTACAGCCTCGGTTGGCCTTCAACTTGCATCCCTTCTTCAGTACCCTGAATGCTGTGATCACAGGGTGTGTGCCGCCATGCCAACTGGTTGTCCTTTTAAATGCACTAAGTCCCATACGttttgtccatttttatttttacccagGGATTTTTAGAGATTCCTTCAGCTCTACCGGAGTTTACAAATCACTACAACCTTAGAAGGAGTCAGAATAAGTAGAAGAAACTTACAAAATTCCCCTTGTACCATTTAAGCAATCAGGATCACTATCCACTTATAGCCCATCAGTTATGTGATCCAGTGAGATAGGAGTTTTTAAAATCCTGAGTAAATGGAAAGATGGACAGATAGGTGGAACTGAAGTAGGAGTAGAATAGAAGGAATAAATGAGTGTGGCAGAGAGAattggatagatgaatggatcatggatggatggatggatggatggatggatggatggatggatggactgatAAACAGATATGTGGATAAACAGATGTGTCATTAAAAATTTTTGTACTTGGACCCTCAAAGTCCTGGAAAATAGTGGTGCTATATTCCACCAGTTGAcagataaaattaaatgtatGTGGAACCTGTTTAAGTAGAAAACTTGAATGAAACCTTTGAGTTGTGGAAAATATGAGTCAGCTCATTGGGACAGTACCTTACTGGGGTATAAATTAACTACTTTCTGTCTTACATTAATTCCAGACTGAGAAACAATTAACTTTGGAAAACATTGCAAGAATGTGAGAACTTACAAAACATCGATGTCCATGTCAAATTATCCAAGTTCAAGATGGAAGAGAACTACATCCTCAACTCCAACCTGGTCTGCCTGGGATTGCAGGATCTCTTTAACAGTAGCAAGGCTGATCTGTCTGGCATGTCAGGATCCAGAGATCTTTTCATATCAAAAATTGTCCACAAGTCCTTCGTGGAAGTGAATGAGGAGGGAACAGAGGCAGCCACTGCCACGGCAGGCATTGATGCATTCTGCACATTGTTGCCTGAGGAAGAGTTTACAGTGGACCATCTGTTCCCTATCTTCATCAGGCACTATACCACAGCTAATGCACTCTTCCTTGACCGGGTTTGTTCCTCCATGGAAGAAGGAGTCTTTAGAGATACAAGGCAGAGCTTAGAATCTCATTCCCTGAGACTTTAAGAGtgattattttcatttgtctttgaCAAAAATACCTCTATCAGAAGCCAAACTTGACTTTATTTTGTAAGAAAGAGCACAACTCTGTTGGCTTTTTATATCCATGTCTTTTGACATGGGTGtgtctattttgtttttacatgaaaaaaaaatgctattgtCACTGTCGACAGTGTCATGTCTAAAGACCaaaggataaaataaatatatagtttcCTGACCCTGAGGTAGCCTGTGAAATTGACATACAGTACTGACAGGTTTTTCCTAAATCAGTTTTTTCCCAGTCTAAAATTAGAGtaaggcaaaaagaaagaaagaaagaaagaaactgaaagtcATAAAGGACTAATATAATTATGCATCCAAAATAACAATTGCTGTCTATATACTTTCATGATGTGTAAAATGAAACAATGCTATTTCTTTTACATAGTTTTGAAAGCCACAATAGAAGACATCCTTGGCTGTTAAATCCAGGGTTAAAAGCAGATGTGCCATGGGAACAAATATAACTGAAAGTCCCCTTTTTGTGAAGACATGCCTTCTCCATGATTCTGCCCTGTAGGGTCAGTGTCCTCATTAATCTCTGAGTTTTTTGATAAAGCCCCTTGACCCCCATTACGCAGGTAGCTATGGTGATAGGATAGCTTAGTGCAATGTGAAGGAAGTTGTGTTGGGGACTCTCAGGTTGATATGACCCTTTGTCAGATGTACTCCTTTAGAAGGGTTTTGAGATTCTACACTTTAAACTTCCTCGAGATTGGTGGATTGTAACAAACCTAAGATTTGTTAGAATCTGTAATGCAGATGATGCCCATTGTCTTTCTCCCTGGTCTCAGGCAAGCTAAGGCTACATTCATTAAGATAATTGGCCTGACAGTAGATGTGGTGAGGACACACcagttgaaaacaaaaacaaacaaacaaacaaacaaacaaacaaaaaacctttagCAGATTACCAGGaagcttttcttcctcttctccctatTCAGCCACTCAAATACCAGTGACTGTACTCTAGGCTCTCCTAGCTGTGGTAGAAAAGACAAAAGCAGCAGGCATGGCCTCTGCAGCCCTTCCTTTGGGTTGTTTGCTTAAGTTTGGATCTGGAATGTTCCCCAAAGGTCCAAGTCTTAATATAGCAACACTTATATTGCCCCAATATAGTGTTACTGGGAGATAGGGAGATGGTAGATCTTTTAAGAGGTGTGGGGTTAGGGGTGTCAAGAAAAGCCATCAGATCATTGTGAGGTGTGTTCCTGAGGGGATGAATGGTCTTGTCTCTCCTTTCCTCTGCTCAGTCTCCGTGTGTGCTGTTTGGGTTTGCTGCCTGTTTCTtacctttgccatctggttttcccaCCTGGACCAAGTGATCATGGACAGGAGTCAGAGACTGAGAGCAAATCATCCTTTGCTCTTAAGAGGCTGGTTATTATCAAAGGTGCTTGTCATGGTAATGAGAAGGTGACTCACACATTCCTCCAGAAAATCTACTGTTTTCATCCTAAATGGTGTTCATCATCCAGAAACTAAATCCCACGTGTCTAAGCAACTCTGCTCAAATCCTTTTTACCTGTAAGGAAACTACATGTAAGTTGTTAAAGGTCAAACATATTTTTAAGTCACAGATCACAGACTAGATTTTGATtcagatattttataaatatgtctgTATCCCTGTAAGTACATATTGTAggtatttatatgtctatatatacagcatgtggggtgtgtgtgtgtgtgtgtgtgtgtgtgtgtgtgtgtttgaatataACCCCTAAGAAAACTacaacatcaagaaaacaagcaCAGTCAGTAATGGGATGCTATAAGATGGGAGGAATTACTGCAAGATGTAAGAGGAACTGCGAACTCAGGGGCAAATCTGGCCACTGTGCCTCAGCAGCATTTGCCAGTCCAGAGGAGGTAATGAGAACTGAGTGGCAGACAGTGTCACTGTTAATGCAAAGAGAAACAGTCTGTTCCTCCAAGAGTAGGACTCCCATTTTCCTCCACTGCTTTTGTGTGACCCCC
It encodes:
- the LOC127664533 gene encoding LOW QUALITY PROTEIN: leukocyte elastase inhibitor A-like (The sequence of the model RefSeq protein was modified relative to this genomic sequence to represent the inferred CDS: deleted 1 base in 1 codon), encoding MALGWAEKMSTLETSNVHPSKLQGGRDWRKLPVHGFSKGKAGYHINNQQVVVETPGLSAQLSELTAVLPPSSYVAAGGLHLLPVQMRKFCIVNSLSEANDTFAIHLFKMLCQSNPSKNVCYSPVSISSALAMVLLGTKGQTSIQISQIFHFDSVGDVHSWFQSLNTEVSRRGASHTLKLANRLYGEKTYNVLAEFLASTQKIYDANADLAPVDFQHASEDARKEINQWVKGQTESKRLSKLLTVGVVNSMTKLVLVNAIYFKGMWEDTADAPFPVNKKDTKIVKMMYQKNNLPFFLYILDLKCKVLEMPYQGRELSMIVQMPKDIEDEITGLEETEKQLTLENLQECENLQNIDVHVKLSKFKMEENYILNSNLVCLGLQDLFNSSKADLSGMSGSRDLFISKIVHKSFVEVNEEGTEAATATAGIDAFCTLLPEEEFTVDHLFPIFIRHYTTANALFLDRVCSSMEEGVFRDTRQSLESHSLRL